In Pseudomonas fluorescens, the following are encoded in one genomic region:
- a CDS encoding carbon-nitrogen hydrolase family protein — MTKIAIIQRPPVLLDRSATIARAVQSVAEAAAAGASLIVLPEQFIPGYPSWIWRLAAGRDGALMGQLHARLLANAVDIANGDLSELCEAARVHAVTIVCGINECDRRHGGGTLYNSVVVIGANGEVLNRHRKLMPTNPERMVHGFGDASGLRTVDTPVGRVGTLICWESYMPLARYSLYAQGVEIYIAPTYDSGDGWISTMRHIALEGRCWVLGSGTLLRGSDIPDDFPARMQLFPDPQEWINDGDSVVVNPQGRITAGPLHREAGILYADIDVSLVAPARRTLDVTGHYARPDIFELQVRRTPATAVRYIDG; from the coding sequence ATGACCAAGATAGCCATCATTCAGCGGCCGCCAGTGCTGCTCGATCGCAGCGCGACGATCGCCCGGGCCGTGCAATCGGTCGCTGAGGCCGCGGCGGCGGGAGCCTCGCTGATCGTTTTGCCCGAACAGTTCATTCCAGGTTACCCGTCATGGATCTGGCGGCTGGCGGCGGGAAGGGACGGGGCTTTAATGGGCCAGTTGCATGCGCGGCTGCTGGCCAACGCCGTCGATATTGCGAACGGTGACCTGAGCGAATTGTGCGAGGCCGCCAGAGTTCACGCCGTGACGATCGTGTGCGGCATCAATGAATGCGACCGGCGCCATGGCGGCGGCACGCTCTACAACAGCGTAGTCGTTATCGGCGCGAACGGCGAAGTGCTCAACCGACACCGCAAGCTGATGCCAACGAACCCCGAGCGCATGGTCCATGGTTTCGGTGATGCGTCAGGGTTACGTACGGTCGACACACCCGTCGGCCGTGTTGGCACACTCATCTGTTGGGAAAGCTACATGCCGCTGGCTCGCTATTCACTGTATGCCCAAGGGGTGGAGATCTACATCGCACCCACGTATGACAGTGGCGATGGCTGGATCAGCACGATGCGCCACATTGCACTCGAAGGCCGTTGCTGGGTGCTTGGCAGCGGCACCTTGCTGCGCGGCAGCGATATCCCCGATGACTTTCCGGCTCGCATGCAACTGTTTCCCGATCCGCAAGAGTGGATCAACGACGGCGACTCGGTGGTGGTCAACCCTCAAGGCCGGATCACAGCCGGTCCATTACACCGAGAGGCAGGCATTCTGTATGCGGACATCGACGTCTCACTCGTGGCGCCAGCGCGGCGGACGCTCGACGTCACCGGGCACTATGCGCGCCCTGACATTTTCGAGCTGCAGGTGCGACGCACGCCGGCGACAGCGGTGCGCTACATTGACGGGTGA
- a CDS encoding GFA family protein, whose amino-acid sequence MSIQRSYKGSCFCGAVEFTVSGEPAAMGYCHCESCRHWSAAPVNVFTLWKPEAVQVTRGADNIGTYNKTPQSYRKWCKSCGGHIFTEHPGMGLIDVYAAVIPDLAYSPGVHVHYQETVLRIKDGLPKLKDVPSELGGSGVSVDE is encoded by the coding sequence ATGAGCATTCAAAGGTCTTACAAAGGCAGTTGTTTTTGTGGCGCAGTCGAGTTCACCGTCAGCGGTGAGCCGGCCGCAATGGGCTATTGCCATTGCGAGTCGTGTCGACATTGGTCAGCAGCGCCGGTCAATGTCTTCACGCTGTGGAAACCCGAGGCGGTGCAAGTGACTCGGGGGGCTGACAACATTGGCACCTACAACAAGACACCGCAGAGTTATCGCAAATGGTGCAAGAGTTGCGGCGGTCATATCTTCACCGAACACCCAGGGATGGGGCTCATCGACGTATATGCCGCTGTCATCCCGGATCTCGCGTATTCGCCAGGCGTTCACGTCCACTATCAGGAAACCGTACTGCGCATCAAAGACGGGTTACCCAAGCTGAAGGATGTCCCCAGCGAATTAGGGGGATCGGGCGTCAGCGTGGACGAATAG
- a CDS encoding amino acid permease, whose amino-acid sequence MTDNAGFETISNREHGLRRQLTSGQMSMIAIGGAIGTGLFMGSAYAIGYAGPSVLLSYAIGAIITLLLMGCLAEMTVAHSTSGSFGAYAEFYVSPLAGFLVRYAYWAAIVLAVGTEVTAVAMYMKYWFANVPEWIWIVSFSSVLIVLNAISVKTFGTFEYWFSTIKIGAIVGFIILAVYVVFGSGNPQYGVHNYTAHGGFFPNGLQGMWIAVIVSIFSYLSVEMIAVAAGEAKDPEQAVKKAFRGTIVRLVVFYLLTLALMLAIVPWVQAGHAQSPFVMVMQAIGIPGATGVMNFVILIAALSAMNSQLYITTRMMFSLSRAGYAPKSMGVLSKTGIPLNALLLSSSGIALATLLNILYPESSFTLMMAISMFGAIFTWFMIFLTHFCFRRFHERNGNRKLSFRMRLFPYSTLLGLVLMGAVMITTYFTEAFKMTLVFGVPFLLVLSIVYGVFFRKTRAVTALSAQPKL is encoded by the coding sequence ATGACCGATAACGCCGGTTTCGAAACGATATCCAACCGTGAACACGGCCTGCGGCGTCAGCTGACGTCGGGGCAGATGAGCATGATCGCCATTGGCGGTGCAATCGGCACCGGGCTGTTCATGGGCAGCGCCTATGCCATCGGCTATGCCGGGCCGAGTGTGTTGCTCAGCTATGCCATCGGCGCAATCATCACCTTGCTGCTGATGGGCTGCCTGGCGGAAATGACCGTGGCCCATTCGACCTCGGGCTCGTTCGGTGCCTATGCTGAATTTTATGTCAGCCCGCTGGCCGGGTTCCTGGTGCGTTATGCCTACTGGGCGGCGATTGTGCTCGCGGTCGGCACGGAAGTGACGGCGGTGGCGATGTACATGAAGTACTGGTTTGCCAACGTGCCGGAGTGGATATGGATCGTCTCGTTCTCCAGCGTGTTGATCGTGCTCAATGCCATCAGCGTGAAGACCTTCGGCACCTTCGAGTACTGGTTCTCGACCATCAAGATCGGCGCGATTGTCGGCTTCATCATCCTGGCGGTGTATGTGGTGTTCGGTTCCGGCAATCCGCAATACGGCGTGCACAATTACACCGCTCACGGCGGTTTCTTCCCCAATGGTCTGCAAGGGATGTGGATCGCGGTGATCGTGTCGATCTTCAGTTACCTGAGCGTGGAGATGATCGCGGTGGCTGCCGGTGAGGCAAAAGACCCGGAGCAAGCGGTGAAGAAAGCCTTTCGCGGGACTATCGTGCGCCTGGTGGTGTTCTACCTGCTGACCCTGGCGTTGATGCTGGCGATCGTGCCTTGGGTCCAGGCGGGCCATGCCCAGAGTCCGTTCGTCATGGTGATGCAAGCCATCGGCATTCCCGGCGCCACCGGCGTGATGAATTTCGTGATCCTGATCGCGGCGTTGTCAGCGATGAACAGCCAGTTGTACATCACCACGCGCATGATGTTCAGCCTGTCTCGTGCCGGCTACGCGCCAAAATCCATGGGGGTGTTGAGCAAGACCGGGATCCCGCTGAACGCGCTGTTGCTCTCGAGTTCAGGTATCGCCCTGGCGACCTTGCTCAACATCCTGTACCCGGAAAGTTCGTTCACCCTGATGATGGCGATCTCGATGTTCGGCGCGATCTTCACCTGGTTCATGATCTTCCTCACGCACTTCTGTTTCCGTCGTTTTCACGAACGCAATGGCAACCGCAAACTGTCGTTCCGCATGCGCCTGTTTCCCTACAGCACATTGTTGGGGCTGGTATTGATGGGGGCGGTGATGATCACTACCTACTTCACTGAAGCCTTCAAGATGACCCTGGTGTTCGGTGTGCCGTTCCTGCTGGTGCTGTCGATTGTCTATGGTGTTTTCTTCAGGAAAACCAGGGCGGTCACGGCGCTGAGTGCGCAGCCCAAGCTATAG
- a CDS encoding OprD family porin produces MKPSLWPALPLAISSCLGQMACAASDNGFVEDSSLTLTNRNFYFYRNNLNNPGGQNYRDEWAHGIMLDYRSGYTQGTVGFGVDAYAQLGLKLDSGKGRTGTGLLPVDSDGRPEDEYSEAGGAVKARISQTELKYGNLTPLNPVFGTGNARLFTSVATGFQLTSNELKALQLDIGHFTAGNDSNSTNANGALKALYAGVETRSVDYLGGSYALSDQLSVSLYGSQFTDIWRQYYANTNYTYALDEGQSLNLDFNLYRTNDSGQSLAGKIDNTTWSLSSAYKFGAHRLTLAYQRVDGDEPFDYLGFDQQPGTSIFLANSIQVLDFNAPNERSWQLRYDLDMAPFGVPGLSFMSRYVSGDHIDDSHYDGGPNGAYGRYGDDGKRWERDIEARYVVQSGKARDLSIRVRQASVRSTAQVARADTTDNDEVRVIIEYPLSIF; encoded by the coding sequence ATGAAACCGTCCCTCTGGCCTGCCTTGCCGCTCGCCATCTCCAGTTGCCTTGGCCAAATGGCCTGTGCCGCCTCTGACAACGGATTTGTCGAAGACAGTAGCCTGACCCTGACCAACCGTAACTTCTATTTCTACCGCAATAACCTCAACAACCCGGGCGGGCAGAACTATCGGGACGAGTGGGCCCACGGGATCATGCTTGATTACCGCTCCGGCTACACCCAGGGAACGGTGGGGTTCGGGGTCGATGCCTATGCGCAGTTGGGCCTCAAGCTCGACAGTGGCAAGGGACGCACGGGCACGGGTTTGCTGCCGGTCGATTCCGATGGCCGCCCTGAGGACGAGTACTCCGAAGCGGGTGGTGCGGTGAAGGCACGGATTTCGCAGACCGAACTCAAGTACGGCAACCTGACCCCGCTCAATCCGGTGTTCGGCACCGGCAATGCGCGACTGTTCACCAGTGTTGCCACCGGCTTTCAGCTGACCAGCAATGAACTCAAGGCATTGCAACTGGACATCGGTCACTTCACCGCCGGCAACGACAGTAATTCGACCAACGCCAATGGCGCGCTCAAAGCGCTGTACGCCGGCGTTGAAACCCGCAGCGTCGATTATCTGGGCGGCAGTTACGCCCTGAGCGATCAACTGAGTGTCAGCCTGTACGGTTCGCAGTTCACTGACATCTGGCGCCAGTACTACGCCAATACCAACTACACCTATGCCCTTGATGAAGGCCAGTCGCTGAACCTGGATTTCAATCTCTATCGCACCAACGACAGCGGCCAGAGCCTGGCCGGCAAGATCGACAACACCACCTGGTCGCTGTCCTCCGCATACAAGTTCGGTGCCCATCGGTTGACCCTGGCGTACCAGCGGGTCGATGGCGATGAGCCGTTCGATTACCTGGGGTTCGATCAGCAACCGGGTACCTCGATTTTCCTCGCCAACTCGATTCAGGTCCTGGACTTCAACGCCCCCAACGAACGCTCCTGGCAACTGCGTTACGACCTGGACATGGCGCCTTTCGGCGTGCCGGGCTTGAGCTTCATGTCCCGTTACGTCAGTGGTGACCACATCGATGACAGCCATTACGACGGCGGCCCCAATGGCGCCTATGGACGTTACGGCGATGACGGCAAGCGCTGGGAGCGCGACATCGAGGCGCGCTATGTCGTGCAGTCGGGCAAGGCCAGGGACCTTTCAATCCGCGTGCGTCAGGCCAGTGTGCGTTCCACCGCCCAGGTCGCCCGCGCCGACACCACGGACAACGACGAAGTCCGGGTGATCATCGAGTATCCACTGAGTATTTTCTGA
- the kynU gene encoding kynureninase, producing the protein MTTRNDCLALDAQDTLAPLRQQFALPEGIIYLDGNSLGARPVAALARAQAVVAEEWGNGLIRSWNSAGWRELSERLGNRLAGLIGAGEGEVVVTDTTSINLFKVLSAALRVQATRSPQRRVIVSESSNFPTDLYIAEGLAQMLQQGYTLRLVDSPEALPQAIDQDTAVVMLTHVNYKTGYMHDMQALTALSHECGALAIWDLAHSAGAVPVDLHQAGADYAIGCTYKYLNGGPGSQAFVWVSPQLCDLVPQPLSGWFGHSRQFAMESHYEPSSGIARYLCGTQPITSLAMVECGLDVFAQTDMASLRRKSLALTDLFIELVEQSCAAHELKLITPREHGKRGSHVSFEHPQGYAVIQALIERGVIGDYREPRIMRFGFTPLYTTFTEVWDAVQILGEILDQNTWSQAQFQVRHSVT; encoded by the coding sequence ATGACGACAAGAAACGATTGTCTGGCGCTTGATGCCCAGGACACGCTGGCGCCCCTGCGCCAGCAATTTGCGCTCCCCGAAGGGATTATCTATCTCGATGGCAATTCCCTGGGCGCGCGGCCGGTCGCTGCATTGGCGCGGGCGCAAGCGGTGGTCGCCGAGGAATGGGGCAATGGCTTGATCCGCAGCTGGAACAGCGCCGGCTGGCGCGAGCTGTCCGAGCGTTTGGGCAATCGCCTGGCGGGTTTGATCGGCGCGGGGGAGGGTGAAGTCGTGGTGACCGATACCACCTCGATCAACCTGTTCAAGGTGCTGAGCGCTGCCTTGCGCGTACAGGCTACAAGGTCGCCACAGCGGCGAGTGATCGTCAGCGAATCGAGCAATTTCCCCACCGACCTGTACATCGCCGAAGGCCTCGCGCAGATGCTGCAACAGGGTTACACCCTGCGCCTGGTCGACAGTCCTGAAGCGTTGCCGCAAGCGATTGACCAGGACACGGCGGTGGTCATGCTCACCCACGTCAATTACAAGACCGGCTACATGCACGACATGCAGGCCCTGACCGCGCTGAGCCACGAGTGTGGCGCGCTGGCCATCTGGGACCTGGCCCATTCCGCGGGCGCGGTGCCGGTCGACCTGCATCAGGCGGGTGCCGACTACGCCATCGGCTGCACCTACAAATACCTCAATGGTGGGCCAGGCTCGCAAGCCTTTGTCTGGGTTTCGCCGCAGTTGTGCGATCTGGTGCCGCAACCTCTGTCCGGCTGGTTCGGCCATTCGCGGCAGTTCGCCATGGAGTCGCATTACGAGCCGAGCAGCGGCATCGCGCGGTACCTGTGCGGCACCCAACCGATTACCTCGTTGGCGATGGTCGAGTGCGGCCTGGATGTGTTCGCCCAGACCGACATGGCCAGCTTGCGCCGCAAATCCCTGGCCCTGACGGACTTGTTCATCGAATTGGTCGAGCAGAGTTGCGCGGCTCACGAACTGAAGTTGATCACGCCGCGTGAGCACGGCAAACGAGGCAGCCACGTCAGCTTCGAACACCCGCAAGGTTATGCAGTGATCCAGGCCCTGATCGAGCGGGGCGTTATTGGTGACTACCGCGAGCCGCGCATCATGCGTTTCGGTTTCACCCCGCTGTACACGACCTTCACCGAAGTCTGGGATGCAGTACAGATCCTCGGCGAGATTCTTGATCAGAACACCTGGTCGCAAGCGCAATTCCAGGTTCGCCACAGCGTGACCTGA
- a CDS encoding Lrp/AsnC family transcriptional regulator, with product MNLDSTDLRILHQLQQDGRISNQELAEKVALSPSACLRRLRLLESEGIITGYRAVLNAERLGIELEAIVHVSLRQDVEDWHETFIKKVQQWPEVVTAYVITGASNYVLRVQARNLKHFSDFIVNHLNRTAGVTDIRSEIVLQKIKEREQLLDLVVRK from the coding sequence ATGAATCTTGACTCGACAGACCTGAGAATCCTGCATCAATTGCAACAGGATGGCCGTATCAGCAATCAGGAATTGGCGGAGAAAGTCGCCTTGTCACCCTCGGCTTGCCTGCGCCGTTTACGCCTGCTGGAAAGCGAAGGAATCATCACCGGCTATCGCGCGGTGCTGAATGCCGAGCGGCTGGGCATTGAGCTGGAAGCCATCGTTCATGTGTCGCTGCGACAGGACGTCGAGGACTGGCACGAGACCTTCATCAAGAAGGTTCAGCAGTGGCCGGAGGTGGTCACCGCGTATGTCATCACCGGGGCGAGCAACTATGTGCTGCGAGTCCAGGCCCGCAACCTCAAGCACTTCTCGGATTTCATCGTCAATCACCTCAATCGCACCGCCGGCGTCACCGATATACGTTCGGAAATCGTCCTGCAAAAAATCAAGGAGCGCGAGCAATTGCTCGATCTGGTGGTGCGCAAGTAA
- the kynB gene encoding arylformamidase, with translation MTKNTALWDISPPLSSETPTWPGDTPFREERVWTYGPECPVNVGRITLSPHTGAHVDAPLHYSADGAAIGDVGLDVYIGPCRVLHCLDSGELVQPGQLEGRLHDVPERVLLRTYRQAPLTTWDSNFTAVAKETIDLLASLGVRLIGIDTPSLDPQQSRTMDSHGAVARHHMAILEGIVLDEVPEGDYELIALPLRFAHLDASPVRAILRPLSTSQPV, from the coding sequence ATGACAAAAAACACAGCGTTGTGGGACATCAGTCCACCCTTGAGTAGCGAAACACCGACCTGGCCGGGTGACACGCCTTTCCGGGAGGAGCGTGTCTGGACCTACGGTCCCGAGTGTCCGGTGAATGTCGGACGCATCACCCTGTCGCCGCATACCGGCGCCCACGTCGATGCGCCGCTGCACTACAGCGCTGACGGCGCGGCGATTGGCGATGTCGGGTTGGATGTCTATATCGGGCCTTGCCGCGTTTTGCATTGTCTGGACAGCGGTGAGTTGGTGCAGCCGGGGCAACTGGAAGGGCGTTTGCACGATGTGCCCGAGCGTGTGCTGCTGCGCACCTATCGACAGGCACCGCTGACGACCTGGGATTCGAATTTCACAGCCGTTGCCAAGGAAACCATCGACCTGTTGGCGAGCCTTGGCGTGCGCTTGATCGGCATCGATACGCCGTCGCTGGACCCGCAGCAATCCAGGACCATGGATTCACACGGTGCCGTGGCTCGCCATCACATGGCGATTCTCGAAGGCATCGTGCTGGATGAGGTTCCGGAAGGGGATTATGAATTGATCGCCTTGCCGCTGCGGTTCGCTCATCTGGACGCCAGTCCGGTCAGGGCGATTTTGCGGCCGCTGAGTACGTCACAACCCGTGTAA
- a CDS encoding TolC family protein, translating to MNSKCYCTGWSLVAGLAASVLALPSFAAALTLDEALRLAENNAPSLTAQDAKIQAASSAAIPAGELPDPKLLAGVQNYPIGGPDRWSIDQDFMTMQMVGVRQEMPNSDKRKARIEVADAAVDRAAAERRVERLKVRQSTALAWISSYSVERKDALFQDFYKENRLLTDTVRAQIAGGRAQPADAVTPKQEAARLAEQQDDLVLQRAQARAALKRWIGSAANDKPVGTLPEWPVDPSSYAHKLQHHPELAAFAPMTREAQAQVREAVSQKQSDWSWELDYQRRGREFGDMVSVQFSWDLPLFPDSRQNPKIAAKQAELSQLEAERVALSREHTQQLENELADYERLNRAVSRNQEKLLPLAREKVELSMASYRAGKGDLNAVVAARRELIEARLKQIDVEEQRALTSARLFFAYGESGQ from the coding sequence ATGAACTCCAAGTGCTATTGCACAGGTTGGTCCCTCGTGGCCGGTCTGGCGGCAAGCGTACTGGCATTGCCGAGCTTCGCTGCCGCATTGACACTCGATGAAGCGTTGCGGCTGGCTGAAAACAATGCACCGTCGCTGACCGCACAAGACGCCAAAATTCAGGCTGCCAGCAGTGCGGCTATTCCAGCGGGTGAATTACCTGACCCCAAGTTGCTGGCAGGTGTGCAGAACTACCCCATCGGCGGCCCGGATCGCTGGAGCATCGACCAGGACTTCATGACCATGCAAATGGTCGGGGTCAGGCAAGAGATGCCCAACAGCGACAAGCGCAAAGCGCGCATTGAGGTCGCCGATGCGGCCGTTGATCGAGCTGCGGCAGAGCGTCGGGTCGAACGCCTGAAGGTACGCCAGTCCACGGCGTTGGCCTGGATCAGCAGCTACTCGGTCGAGCGCAAAGATGCGCTGTTCCAGGACTTCTACAAAGAAAACCGCCTGCTGACCGACACCGTCCGGGCGCAAATTGCCGGTGGCCGCGCTCAACCCGCCGATGCGGTGACGCCCAAGCAAGAAGCGGCTCGACTGGCGGAGCAACAGGACGATCTGGTTCTCCAGAGAGCGCAGGCCCGAGCGGCCCTCAAACGCTGGATTGGCTCCGCCGCCAACGACAAGCCTGTGGGCACCTTGCCGGAGTGGCCTGTCGATCCCTCAAGCTACGCCCATAAACTGCAACACCACCCCGAGTTGGCAGCGTTTGCGCCGATGACCCGTGAAGCGCAAGCCCAGGTTCGTGAAGCCGTGTCGCAGAAGCAGTCGGACTGGAGCTGGGAACTGGATTACCAGCGCCGTGGCCGTGAGTTTGGCGACATGGTCAGTGTGCAATTTTCCTGGGATCTACCGCTGTTTCCTGACTCTCGTCAAAATCCAAAAATCGCAGCCAAACAGGCTGAACTCAGTCAGCTTGAGGCTGAGCGCGTTGCCCTGTCACGCGAGCACACTCAGCAACTGGAAAACGAACTGGCTGACTATGAGCGCCTGAATCGTGCGGTAAGCCGCAACCAGGAAAAGCTGTTGCCGCTGGCCAGGGAAAAGGTCGAACTCAGCATGGCCAGCTACCGTGCCGGCAAAGGCGATTTAAACGCCGTTGTTGCCGCCCGACGTGAACTCATCGAAGCCCGACTCAAACAGATCGACGTGGAAGAACAGCGAGCACTGACCAGTGCGCGTCTGTTTTTTGCTTATGGGGAGTCCGGCCAATGA
- a CDS encoding efflux RND transporter periplasmic adaptor subunit, with product MILEKWNGALLVGISLALGVAGGYWFTPQRMSGVPSTAPQQSLNSPDERKALYWYDPMYPQQKFDKPGKSPFMDMQLVPQYASGTGDRASVSIDPGLTQNLGLRFATVTRGNFESSLDVTGVLAFNERDVAVIQARTPGFVERVYAHAPGDVLKANAALADILVPEWAAAQTEFLALKRNGDADLLAAARQRLRLTGMPAALITQVERSGKVQPNLTLTSPISGVLQELNVRAGMTVSAGETLARVNGLSSVWLAVAVPESEAGTITVGQAVEARLPAFPGTMLNGKVSAILPETNPDSRTLRVRVELPNPDGRLRPGLTAQVRLNRTSGQSVLWVPSEAVIRTGRRALVMLAEVAGRYRPVEVQPGQESDGKTAILKGLEEGQKVVTSGQFLLDSEASLKGIVARTEEESPPSGAAASLHEADGQIVEINDKDVTLAHGPFKTLGMPGMTMTFPLASPALMQGLKAGDKVRVAVSQTDDGLRVERLDKSGGQP from the coding sequence ATGATCCTTGAAAAATGGAACGGGGCATTGCTGGTTGGCATCTCGCTGGCATTGGGTGTTGCCGGTGGCTACTGGTTCACTCCCCAACGCATGAGCGGAGTACCCAGTACCGCCCCGCAGCAGAGCCTCAATTCACCGGACGAACGCAAGGCTCTGTATTGGTACGACCCCATGTACCCGCAGCAAAAGTTCGATAAGCCGGGCAAGTCGCCTTTCATGGACATGCAACTGGTCCCCCAGTACGCCAGCGGCACAGGGGACCGTGCGAGCGTCAGTATCGATCCGGGCCTGACCCAGAATCTCGGTCTGCGTTTTGCGACTGTCACTCGTGGAAATTTTGAGTCCAGCCTCGACGTGACCGGTGTCCTGGCGTTCAACGAACGTGATGTCGCCGTGATTCAGGCACGCACCCCTGGCTTTGTGGAGCGGGTCTATGCCCATGCACCCGGTGATGTGCTCAAAGCCAACGCGGCCTTGGCGGATATCCTGGTGCCGGAGTGGGCTGCCGCCCAGACAGAGTTTCTTGCCCTCAAGCGCAACGGTGATGCCGACCTGTTGGCTGCGGCCCGCCAGCGACTGAGGCTCACAGGGATGCCGGCAGCGCTGATCACTCAGGTAGAGCGCAGTGGCAAAGTCCAGCCGAACCTGACCCTCACCAGCCCCATCAGCGGCGTGCTGCAAGAGTTGAACGTACGTGCGGGTATGACCGTGTCGGCTGGCGAGACTCTGGCACGCGTCAATGGCTTGAGCAGTGTCTGGCTGGCCGTGGCCGTTCCGGAATCGGAGGCGGGAACCATCACTGTGGGCCAGGCAGTCGAAGCGCGACTGCCCGCCTTCCCCGGGACAATGCTCAATGGCAAGGTCAGCGCGATTTTGCCCGAGACCAATCCGGACAGCCGCACCCTTCGCGTACGTGTCGAGTTACCCAATCCGGACGGACGCCTGAGACCAGGTTTGACGGCGCAGGTCCGCCTGAATCGTACATCTGGGCAAAGTGTATTGTGGGTGCCGAGCGAAGCGGTGATTCGCACTGGCCGACGTGCCCTGGTGATGCTCGCCGAAGTCGCCGGCCGCTACCGCCCGGTGGAGGTGCAACCCGGGCAGGAAAGCGATGGCAAGACGGCGATTTTGAAAGGCCTGGAAGAAGGCCAGAAGGTGGTTACGTCTGGCCAGTTCCTCCTCGATTCCGAGGCCAGTCTCAAGGGCATTGTCGCTCGCACGGAGGAAGAGTCGCCACCCAGTGGAGCAGCCGCCAGTTTGCATGAGGCGGATGGGCAGATCGTCGAGATCAACGACAAAGACGTCACGCTCGCCCACGGTCCCTTCAAGACACTGGGCATGCCTGGCATGACGATGACGTTCCCACTCGCCAGTCCGGCGCTGATGCAGGGCCTCAAGGCGGGTGACAAGGTTCGGGTCGCGGTGAGCCAGACCGACGATGGCTTGCGTGTCGAGCGCCTGGATAAATCGGGGGGCCAGCCATGA